In Candidatus Sysuiplasma jiujiangense, the genomic window GGTTCAGACTTCGAAACCGAGCCACCTCAGGCCATCGACAAAACCAGCACCGTTTACCTTTTCCGATACATACGAAGCTGTTTCCTTCACGCCCGGAGGAGCATTACCCACAGCTATGCCGAAACCGCATCCCTGAAGCATCTCAATGTCGTTTTCACCGTCTCCAAAGGCGGCGAGTCTTTTCGTGTCGATGCCCATCTGCGCAGCCACCTTCTGCAGCGCGCTGAATTTACTGTGATTCCTGCCCTGAATATGAATGGCGAATCCACTGAATTCAACATTGACGTCAAATGATTTGAGAATATGCCTGATCCTGTCAGGATCTGCACCCGGCTCCAGTGCAATCTCCGTTACCCTCCATCTGTCGGTGAAGAGTCTTTCAACCCTCATCTGTTTGCGAAGGAAGTCATAAGCTCTCTGCGGTTCCTTGATGCTGTTCAGGTACTCCACCTTCTGATTGTAATATAGAATTCCGCCGTTCTCGGCGATAATGGGTCCGTCCAGCCCGATCATTTTCAGGAATGAATAGGCAATAGGAAGCACATTTCCTGTTGCAAATATTATCCTGTAACCTTCCGAATGGACTTTCCTGAGCGCTTCAGCAGCCCGGAAATCCAGTTTCCTGTCATTCCCGGTAAGCGTGCCGTCAATATCGGTAACAATGCCCGATATCACTGTTAACCTCTTTCCCAAATCATTCAATCTCCGCTTTGTTTACGGCCGATCGGCATTTCTTATGCAGGCTGTCGGCAAAAACAGCCCGGTAAGGCTCGAAATAATAAGGCAGATATATATCGTTGTATCCTCTACTTCATTTGACAACG contains:
- a CDS encoding phosphoglycolate phosphatase produces the protein MGKRLTVISGIVTDIDGTLTGNDRKLDFRAAEALRKVHSEGYRIIFATGNVLPIAYSFLKMIGLDGPIIAENGGILYYNQKVEYLNSIKEPQRAYDFLRKQMRVERLFTDRWRVTEIALEPGADPDRIRHILKSFDVNVEFSGFAIHIQGRNHSKFSALQKVAAQMGIDTKRLAAFGDGENDIEMLQGCGFGIAVGNAPPGVKETASYVSEKVNGAGFVDGLRWLGFEV